The Serpentinimonas maccroryi genome has a segment encoding these proteins:
- a CDS encoding branched-chain amino acid ABC transporter permease translates to MFYRENGQFKTTYKSDQQIFAVKQDRIAIIAIIAFAFIGVPMLADEYLFRAILVPFLILALAAIGVNILVGYCGQISLGSGAFMAVGAYMAYNVFMRVEDMPLIVALLSGGFFAMLAGIIFGIPSLRVKGLYLAVATLAAQFFFDWLFVRVRWFTLDSPAGTAEVSNLSVFGWQIATPMDKYLFVLGFVVVFALLAKNLVRGPIGREWMAIRDMDVAASVIGIRPMYAKLTAFAVSSFIIGVAGALWAFVHLGSWEPLSFDINRSFQLLFIVIIGGLGSIMGCFFGAAFIVITPIVLNQLLPWIGSLFGVEISTAMVGHAEFMIFGALIVWFLIKEPHGLAKYWSMARHKLRLWPFPH, encoded by the coding sequence ATGTTTTACCGCGAAAACGGTCAGTTCAAGACCACCTACAAATCCGACCAGCAGATTTTTGCCGTCAAGCAAGACCGCATCGCTATCATCGCCATCATCGCCTTCGCCTTCATCGGCGTGCCGATGCTGGCCGACGAGTACCTGTTTCGCGCCATCTTGGTGCCGTTTCTGATTCTGGCGCTGGCCGCCATCGGGGTCAACATCTTGGTCGGTTATTGCGGCCAGATCTCCCTCGGCTCCGGCGCTTTCATGGCCGTGGGCGCCTACATGGCCTACAACGTCTTCATGCGCGTCGAGGACATGCCGCTGATCGTGGCCTTGCTCTCGGGCGGCTTTTTCGCCATGCTGGCGGGCATCATCTTTGGCATCCCCAGCCTGCGCGTCAAGGGCTTGTACTTGGCCGTGGCCACGCTGGCGGCGCAGTTCTTCTTTGACTGGCTGTTTGTGCGTGTGCGCTGGTTCACCCTCGACAGCCCGGCCGGCACCGCCGAAGTCAGCAACCTGAGCGTGTTCGGCTGGCAGATTGCCACGCCGATGGACAAGTACCTGTTCGTGCTCGGCTTCGTGGTGGTGTTTGCCTTGCTGGCCAAAAACCTGGTGCGCGGCCCGATCGGGCGCGAGTGGATGGCGATCCGCGACATGGACGTGGCCGCTTCGGTGATCGGCATCCGCCCGATGTACGCCAAGCTCACCGCCTTTGCCGTCAGCTCCTTCATCATCGGCGTCGCGGGGGCGCTGTGGGCCTTCGTCCACTTGGGTTCTTGGGAGCCGCTGTCTTTTGACATCAACCGCTCGTTCCAACTGCTGTTCATCGTCATCATCGGCGGCTTGGGTTCGATCATGGGCTGCTTCTTTGGTGCCGCCTTCATCGTCATCACGCCGATCGTGCTCAACCAGCTGCTGCCTTGGATCGGCAGCCTGTTCGGGGTCGAGATCTCGACCGCCATGGTGGGCCACGCCGAGTTCATGATCTTTGGTGCCCTGATCGTTTGGTTCCTGATCAAAGAACCGCACGGCTTGGCCAAGTACTGGAGCATGGCGCGCCACAAACTGCGTCTGTGGCCGTTCCCACATTGA
- a CDS encoding ABC transporter substrate-binding protein has protein sequence MRLRQLALSAVVAVAALTSALTTSLAMAQAPVQFFPSLTGRTGAVAPNAAPFANGYADYMKLVNARGGINGVQTLVEECETAYATDRGVECYERLKARHGGATVFQPLSTGITFALMPRLAVDKIPMITSGYGRSDTADGAIFPWVFPLLGHYWIAGDVVLQHIANRSGGWDRLRGKTIAVVYHDSPFGREVLPIINRRAEMHGFTVLALPVPPPGVEQRAIWLQIRQQRPDFVIMQTWGVMTATAIRQAVATGFPRDRMFGTWWSGAEPDLRDIGADARGYSAVMMQHGQARDSEVVRQILAQVHDRGQGTGPRAEVGDVLYMRGVVGAMLAVEGVFRAQERFGRGRHVTGEQARWGYENLNITQARLDQLGFAGVLRGPIVTSCRNHVGTAMMRIHTWNGSGFDWSSDWLQADMNVINRMVTASAESFARDNNITRRTEPGC, from the coding sequence ATGAGATTGCGACAACTCGCACTATCAGCCGTGGTGGCAGTGGCCGCGCTGACCAGTGCCCTCACCACCAGCTTGGCCATGGCCCAAGCCCCGGTGCAGTTCTTCCCCAGCCTGACCGGACGCACCGGCGCCGTGGCCCCGAACGCGGCGCCCTTTGCCAACGGCTACGCCGACTACATGAAGCTGGTCAACGCGCGCGGCGGCATCAACGGCGTGCAGACGCTGGTTGAAGAATGCGAAACCGCCTACGCCACCGACCGCGGCGTGGAGTGCTACGAGCGCCTCAAGGCCCGCCACGGCGGTGCCACGGTGTTCCAGCCGCTCTCGACCGGCATCACCTTCGCGCTCATGCCGCGCTTGGCGGTTGACAAGATCCCCATGATCACCTCGGGTTACGGCCGCAGCGACACCGCTGACGGCGCCATTTTCCCGTGGGTGTTCCCGTTGCTGGGCCACTACTGGATCGCTGGCGACGTGGTGTTGCAACACATCGCCAACCGGTCTGGTGGCTGGGACCGCCTGCGCGGCAAGACCATCGCCGTGGTCTATCACGACAGCCCGTTTGGGCGCGAGGTGCTGCCGATCATCAACCGCCGCGCCGAAATGCACGGCTTCACGGTGCTGGCGCTGCCGGTGCCGCCTCCCGGCGTGGAGCAGCGCGCGATCTGGCTGCAAATCCGCCAGCAGCGGCCCGACTTCGTGATCATGCAGACTTGGGGCGTGATGACCGCGACCGCGATCCGCCAAGCGGTGGCCACCGGTTTTCCGCGCGACCGCATGTTTGGCACCTGGTGGAGCGGTGCTGAGCCCGATCTGCGCGACATCGGCGCCGACGCCCGCGGCTACAGCGCGGTCATGATGCAGCACGGCCAAGCGCGTGACTCCGAAGTGGTGCGCCAGATTCTGGCCCAGGTGCACGACCGTGGCCAAGGCACCGGCCCGCGCGCCGAAGTCGGCGACGTGCTCTACATGCGCGGCGTGGTCGGCGCGATGCTGGCGGTCGAAGGCGTGTTCCGCGCCCAGGAACGTTTTGGCCGTGGCCGCCACGTCACCGGCGAGCAAGCGCGCTGGGGCTACGAGAACCTCAACATCACCCAAGCGCGGCTGGACCAGCTCGGCTTTGCCGGGGTGCTGCGCGGCCCGATCGTGACCTCGTGCCGCAACCACGTCGGTACCGCCATGATGCGCATCCACACCTGGAACGGCAGCGGCTTTGACTGGTCTTCGGACTGGCTGCAAGCCGACATGAACGTCATCAACCGCATGGTCACGGCATCGGCCGAGTCGTTTGCGCGCGACAACAACATCACGCGCCGCACCGAGCCGGGCTGCTAA
- a CDS encoding branched-chain amino acid ABC transporter permease: MGFFLETIIAGLMNGVLYSLVALGFVLIFKASGVFNFAQGAMVLFAALAMARFAEWLPEWLGFESLLLANVLAFAIAAFLMLIFAWAVERFVLRHLVNQEGVVLLMATLGITFFIDGFGQTIFGSDIYAIDLGLPAEPIFILEGLFPGGLLINQDDLVTALMAMAMVALLTLFFQKTGTGRALRAVADDHQAAQSVGIPLGRMWVIVWFMAGLTALVAGMIWGEKMGVQFALTFVALKALPVIILGGLTSVPGAIVAGLIIGVSEQLAEVYIGPMVGGGIQIWFAYVLAMVVLLFRPQGLFGEKIIDRV, from the coding sequence ATGGGATTTTTCCTCGAAACCATCATCGCCGGGCTGATGAACGGCGTGCTCTACTCGCTGGTGGCGCTGGGCTTTGTGTTGATCTTCAAGGCCTCGGGCGTGTTCAACTTTGCCCAAGGCGCGATGGTGCTGTTTGCCGCGCTGGCCATGGCGCGCTTTGCCGAATGGCTGCCCGAGTGGCTGGGCTTTGAGAGCCTGCTGTTGGCCAACGTCTTGGCTTTTGCCATCGCCGCGTTCCTGATGCTGATTTTTGCTTGGGCGGTCGAGCGCTTCGTGCTGCGCCACCTAGTGAACCAAGAAGGGGTGGTGTTGCTCATGGCGACGCTGGGCATTACCTTCTTCATCGACGGTTTTGGCCAGACCATCTTTGGCAGCGACATCTACGCCATCGACCTGGGTCTGCCGGCCGAGCCGATCTTCATCCTCGAAGGCCTGTTCCCCGGCGGCTTGCTGATCAACCAAGACGACCTCGTCACGGCCCTGATGGCGATGGCCATGGTCGCGCTGCTGACGCTGTTTTTCCAGAAAACCGGCACCGGCCGCGCCCTGCGTGCCGTGGCCGACGACCACCAAGCGGCGCAGTCGGTCGGCATTCCGCTGGGCCGGATGTGGGTCATCGTCTGGTTCATGGCTGGCTTGACGGCGCTGGTGGCCGGCATGATCTGGGGCGAGAAGATGGGGGTGCAGTTCGCCCTCACCTTCGTGGCGCTCAAGGCGCTGCCGGTGATCATCTTGGGCGGCCTGACTTCAGTCCCGGGCGCGATCGTGGCCGGCCTGATCATCGGCGTGAGCGAGCAGTTGGCCGAGGTCTATATCGGGCCGATGGTCGGCGGTGGCATCCAGATCTGGTTTGCCTACGTGCTGGCGATGGTGGTGCTGCTGTTTAGACCGCAGGGCCTGTTTGGCGAAAAAATCATCGACCGCGTATAA
- a CDS encoding phenylacetate--CoA ligase family protein: MPAHYDALETRAPAEREAALLAALPAHVRHAQTHSAAYADLLAGVSPEAICSRSALAQLPLLRKSELLARQQASRAAGGDPFGGFSTIGWLGLRQAATARRVYQSPGPIYEPEGLAPDYWRVARALVAAGFEPGELVHNCFSYHLTPGAWMMESGAQALGCTVIPGGVGNTEQQLAALADLRPSAYTGTPSFLRILVEKAEQAGQKLSISKALVSGEAFPPSLRDWLQERGIAAYQCYATADAGVIAYETAARQGLVLDEQVLLEIVRPGTAEPVPEGEVGEVVVTVFNPDYPLLRFGTGDLSAILLGPCPSGRSNARIKGWLGRADQTTKIKGMFVHPGQVAEVLRRHPELHKGRLVVSGQMADDQMLLRAELRPGFAAASADLAEALAHSLREVTKLRGQVELLDPGTLPNDGKVIEDARRYD; this comes from the coding sequence ATGCCTGCACACTACGACGCCTTGGAAACCCGCGCCCCAGCCGAGCGCGAGGCCGCTTTGCTGGCGGCTTTGCCGGCGCACGTGCGCCATGCGCAGACCCACAGCGCGGCTTATGCTGATTTGCTGGCCGGCGTCAGCCCCGAGGCGATTTGCAGCCGCAGCGCCTTGGCGCAACTGCCGCTGCTGCGCAAGAGCGAGCTGCTGGCGCGCCAGCAAGCCAGCCGGGCCGCCGGTGGCGACCCCTTCGGCGGTTTTTCCACCATCGGCTGGCTGGGCCTGCGCCAAGCGGCCACCGCGCGGCGCGTCTATCAGTCGCCCGGCCCGATCTACGAACCCGAAGGCTTGGCGCCCGACTACTGGCGCGTGGCGCGGGCGCTGGTGGCGGCGGGCTTCGAGCCCGGTGAGCTGGTGCACAACTGCTTTAGCTACCACCTCACACCCGGCGCTTGGATGATGGAAAGCGGCGCCCAGGCGCTGGGCTGCACCGTGATCCCGGGTGGCGTGGGCAACACCGAGCAGCAACTGGCAGCGCTTGCCGACCTGCGCCCCAGCGCCTACACCGGCACCCCGAGTTTTTTGCGCATCTTGGTTGAAAAAGCCGAGCAAGCCGGGCAAAAGCTGTCGATCAGCAAAGCCTTGGTCTCGGGCGAGGCCTTTCCGCCGTCGCTGCGAGACTGGTTGCAAGAACGCGGCATTGCCGCCTACCAGTGCTACGCCACCGCCGACGCTGGCGTGATCGCCTACGAAACGGCTGCGCGCCAAGGCCTGGTGCTCGACGAGCAGGTGCTGCTCGAGATCGTGCGCCCGGGCACCGCCGAACCCGTGCCCGAGGGCGAGGTGGGCGAGGTGGTGGTCACGGTGTTCAACCCAGACTACCCGCTGCTGCGCTTTGGCACCGGCGACCTGTCGGCCATCCTGCTTGGGCCCTGCCCGAGCGGACGCAGCAACGCACGCATCAAAGGCTGGCTGGGGCGCGCCGACCAGACCACCAAGATCAAGGGCATGTTCGTGCACCCGGGGCAAGTGGCCGAGGTGCTGCGCCGCCACCCCGAGCTGCACAAAGGCCGCTTGGTGGTCAGCGGCCAGATGGCCGACGACCAGATGCTGCTGCGCGCCGAGCTGCGGCCGGGCTTTGCTGCGGCGTCTGCAGACTTGGCCGAGGCGCTGGCGCACAGCCTGCGCGAAGTCACCAAGCTGCGCGGCCAAGTCGAGCTGCTGGACCCCGGCACCCTGCCCAACGACGGCAAGGTGATCGAGGACGCCCGCCGTTACGACTGA
- a CDS encoding Crp/Fnr family transcriptional regulator produces the protein MVYRDALRQRARTLSDAEFAAIVWVPRLSADERERVRSELMVTLAQPGDSICRVGRPVTFWFGLVEGLLKMSNDDSLGPIMTFAGLAPGGWFGEGTALKREPYRYNVQALRKSLVAGLPVETFHWLLDHSIGFNRFVMCQLNERLGQFIAAREIDRLSEPEVRVARSLANLFHPGLFPGVGQLLRITQQELAYLVGLSRQRVNLALATLHEQGLIEVTYGGLRVLDLAALRAYALPSEG, from the coding sequence ATGGTTTATCGGGATGCTTTGCGGCAACGGGCGCGGACTTTGAGCGATGCGGAGTTCGCGGCGATCGTCTGGGTGCCGCGCCTGAGCGCGGATGAACGCGAGCGCGTGCGCAGCGAACTGATGGTGACGCTGGCGCAGCCGGGCGACTCGATTTGCCGCGTCGGGCGACCGGTGACGTTCTGGTTCGGGCTGGTCGAGGGCTTGCTCAAGATGAGCAACGACGACAGCCTGGGCCCGATCATGACCTTTGCCGGCCTGGCCCCCGGGGGCTGGTTTGGCGAGGGCACGGCGCTCAAGCGCGAGCCCTACCGCTACAACGTGCAGGCGCTGCGAAAGAGCTTGGTGGCGGGGCTGCCGGTCGAGACCTTTCACTGGCTGCTGGATCATTCGATCGGCTTCAACCGCTTTGTCATGTGCCAGCTCAACGAGCGCTTGGGGCAGTTCATCGCCGCGCGCGAGATCGACCGCCTGAGCGAGCCCGAGGTGCGGGTGGCGCGCAGCTTGGCCAATCTGTTTCACCCTGGGTTGTTTCCGGGTGTGGGGCAGCTGCTGCGCATCACGCAGCAGGAGCTGGCTTATTTGGTCGGCTTGTCGCGTCAGCGCGTGAACCTGGCGCTGGCCACGCTGCATGAGCAGGGTCTGATTGAGGTCACGTATGGCGGTTTGCGGGTGCTCGACCTTGCGGCGCTGCGCGCCTATGCCCTGCCCAGCGAGGGTTGA
- a CDS encoding ABC transporter ATP-binding protein, producing the protein MSTPSIVINVNGIEVIYNHVILVLKGVSLQVADGQIAAILGGNGAGKTTTLRSISNLLKAERGEVTKGSVELRGERIDILSTSDLVKRGVVQVMEGRHCFAHLTIEENLLTGAYTRSGKAEIAASLEKVYNYFPRLKTRRTSQAAYTSGGEQQMCAIGRALMANPSVLLLDEPSMGLAPQIVEEVFEIVKDLNQKERVTFLIAEQNTNMALRYADYGYIMESGRIVMDGKADDLRNNEDVKEFYLGMGGTERKSFKDVKSYKRRKRWLA; encoded by the coding sequence ATGAGCACGCCTTCCATCGTCATCAACGTCAACGGCATCGAGGTCATCTACAACCACGTGATCTTGGTGCTCAAGGGCGTCTCGCTGCAAGTGGCCGACGGCCAGATCGCCGCCATTCTGGGCGGCAACGGCGCCGGCAAGACCACCACCCTGCGCTCCATTTCAAATTTGCTCAAGGCCGAGCGCGGCGAAGTCACCAAAGGCAGCGTGGAGCTGCGCGGCGAGCGCATCGACATCCTGAGCACCTCCGACCTGGTCAAACGCGGCGTGGTGCAAGTGATGGAAGGGCGCCACTGCTTTGCCCACCTGACGATCGAAGAAAACCTGCTCACCGGCGCCTACACGCGCAGCGGCAAGGCCGAGATCGCGGCCAGCCTCGAGAAGGTCTATAACTACTTTCCGCGCCTCAAGACCCGGCGCACCAGCCAAGCCGCCTACACCTCGGGCGGCGAGCAGCAGATGTGCGCCATCGGCCGCGCCCTGATGGCCAACCCCAGCGTGCTGCTGCTCGACGAGCCCTCCATGGGGCTGGCGCCGCAGATCGTCGAAGAGGTGTTCGAGATCGTAAAAGACCTGAACCAGAAGGAGCGCGTCACCTTCCTGATCGCCGAGCAAAACACCAACATGGCGCTGCGCTACGCCGACTACGGCTACATCATGGAGAGCGGGCGCATCGTCATGGACGGCAAGGCCGACGACCTGCGCAACAACGAAGACGTGAAAGAGTTCTACCTCGGCATGGGCGGCACCGAGCGCAAGAGCTTCAAAGACGTGAAAAGCTACAAGCGGCGCAAGCGCTGGCTGGCTTGA
- a CDS encoding ABC transporter ATP-binding protein, translated as MSKKKIGDVILDVNNISLRFGGVKALSDISFDVREHEIRAIIGPNGAGKSSMLNCINGVYKPQEGSITFRGQTFKHMNSRQVAELGVARTFQNLALFKGMSVIDNLMTGRNLRIKSNLLLQALRWGPAEREESEHREKVERIIDFLEIQAHRKTPVGQLPYGLQKRVDLGRALAMEPQVLLLDEPMAGMNVEEKQDMCRFVLDVNDEFGTTIVLIEHDMSVVMDISDRVVVLDYGKKIGDGVPDEVRANPDVISAYLGTSH; from the coding sequence ATGAGCAAGAAAAAAATCGGCGACGTCATCCTCGACGTCAACAACATCAGCCTGCGCTTCGGTGGCGTGAAGGCGCTGAGCGACATCTCGTTCGACGTGCGCGAGCACGAAATCCGCGCCATCATCGGCCCCAACGGCGCCGGCAAGAGCTCGATGCTCAACTGCATCAACGGCGTCTATAAGCCGCAAGAGGGCTCGATCACCTTCCGCGGCCAGACCTTCAAGCACATGAACAGCCGCCAAGTGGCCGAACTCGGGGTGGCGCGCACCTTCCAGAACTTGGCGTTGTTCAAGGGCATGAGCGTGATCGACAACCTCATGACCGGGCGCAACCTGCGCATCAAAAGCAACCTGCTGCTGCAAGCGCTGCGCTGGGGCCCGGCCGAGCGCGAGGAAAGCGAGCACCGTGAGAAGGTCGAGCGCATCATCGACTTCCTCGAAATCCAGGCCCACCGCAAAACCCCGGTCGGGCAGCTGCCCTACGGCTTGCAAAAGCGCGTGGACCTCGGGCGCGCGCTGGCCATGGAGCCGCAGGTGCTGCTGCTCGACGAGCCCATGGCGGGCATGAACGTCGAAGAAAAACAAGACATGTGCCGCTTTGTGCTCGACGTCAACGACGAATTCGGCACCACCATCGTGCTCATCGAGCACGACATGAGCGTGGTGATGGACATCTCCGACCGCGTGGTGGTGCTCGACTACGGCAAAAAGATCGGCGACGGTGTGCCCGACGAGGTGCGCGCCAACCCCGACGTGATCAGCGCTTACCTCGGCACCAGCCATTAA
- a CDS encoding AMP-dependent synthetase/ligase, with protein sequence MQTTFPRLLLEHAAKRPTAPAMREKEYGIWQSIDWRGMADLASHIAAGLHQLGLRRGEHLIVIGANRPRLYASMLAAQALGAVPVPLYQDAVAGECVFPITNTEVRFVVVEDQEQVDKMLEIRAQCPLLEHILYDDPRGLRNYDEPGLAGLQEVIAAGAVFVQQHPEFFKNEAEQARAEDVAAMFYTSGTTGNPKGVVHTHASLLDRAAAGARFDKLTESEEVLAYLPPAWIGQNIFSYAQWLACGYVVNCPESTATVTIDLKEIGPTYYFAPPRVFEGLLTNVTIRMEDAGALKRKLYSSFMEHAKKVGPALMDGKSIGAADRLLYALGNLMVYGPLRNTLGFSRVRVAYTAGEAIGPDLFTFYRSIGINLKQLYGSTETAVFVCLQPDHEVRADTVGVPIDGVEIKLADNGEILVKSPGLLKEYYKNEKATREVLTPDGWYHTSDAGFIDASGHLKIIDRVKDVGRIKGGANDGALFAPKYVENKLKFFPYIKEAVAYGDGRERVCVFINIDLEAVGNWAERRNLPYAGYTDLAGKPEVLQLIKGCVEQVNADLSRDALLAGSQIHRFLVLHKELDPDDGELTRTNKVRRGFIGEKYAVLVDALYGGKAEQFIETQVKFEDGRTGKVSATLKLLDVQTYANVKAAA encoded by the coding sequence ATGCAGACCACCTTCCCGCGTTTGTTGCTTGAGCACGCTGCCAAGCGCCCCACCGCGCCGGCGATGCGCGAAAAAGAGTACGGCATCTGGCAGAGCATCGACTGGCGCGGCATGGCCGACTTGGCCAGCCACATCGCCGCCGGCCTGCACCAGTTGGGCTTGCGCCGCGGCGAACACCTGATCGTCATCGGAGCCAACCGGCCGCGCCTGTACGCCTCCATGCTGGCGGCGCAGGCCCTGGGTGCGGTGCCGGTGCCGCTGTACCAGGATGCGGTGGCGGGCGAATGCGTGTTCCCAATCACCAACACCGAGGTGCGCTTCGTGGTCGTCGAAGACCAGGAGCAGGTGGACAAAATGCTCGAAATTCGCGCGCAGTGCCCGCTGCTCGAGCACATTTTGTACGACGACCCACGGGGTTTGCGCAACTACGACGAACCCGGCTTGGCCGGCTTGCAAGAAGTGATCGCCGCCGGGGCCGTGTTTGTGCAGCAGCACCCCGAGTTTTTCAAAAACGAAGCCGAGCAGGCCCGCGCTGAAGATGTGGCGGCGATGTTCTACACCTCGGGCACCACCGGCAACCCCAAGGGCGTGGTGCACACCCACGCCTCGCTGCTCGATCGCGCCGCCGCCGGGGCGCGCTTTGACAAACTGACCGAAAGCGAAGAGGTGCTGGCCTACCTGCCGCCGGCTTGGATCGGGCAAAACATTTTCAGCTACGCGCAGTGGCTGGCGTGCGGCTACGTGGTCAATTGCCCCGAATCGACCGCCACCGTGACCATCGACCTCAAAGAAATCGGCCCCACCTACTACTTCGCGCCGCCACGGGTGTTCGAGGGCCTGCTCACCAACGTCACCATCCGCATGGAAGACGCCGGCGCGCTCAAGCGCAAGCTCTACAGCAGCTTCATGGAGCACGCCAAAAAGGTCGGCCCGGCGCTGATGGACGGCAAAAGCATCGGCGCCGCCGACCGGCTGCTGTACGCGCTGGGCAACCTGATGGTCTATGGGCCGCTGCGCAACACGCTCGGGTTTTCACGCGTGCGCGTGGCCTACACCGCTGGCGAGGCCATCGGCCCCGATCTGTTCACCTTTTACCGCTCGATCGGCATCAACCTCAAGCAGCTCTACGGCTCGACCGAAACGGCGGTGTTCGTCTGCTTGCAGCCCGACCACGAGGTGCGCGCCGACACCGTGGGCGTGCCCATCGACGGCGTCGAGATCAAGCTGGCCGACAACGGCGAAATCTTGGTCAAATCGCCCGGGCTGCTCAAGGAATACTACAAAAACGAAAAAGCCACGCGCGAGGTGCTCACCCCCGACGGCTGGTACCACACCAGCGACGCCGGCTTCATCGACGCCAGCGGCCACCTGAAAATCATCGACCGCGTCAAAGACGTGGGCCGCATCAAGGGCGGGGCCAACGACGGCGCCCTGTTCGCGCCCAAATACGTCGAGAACAAGCTCAAGTTCTTCCCCTACATCAAAGAGGCGGTGGCCTACGGCGACGGGCGCGAGCGCGTGTGCGTGTTCATCAACATCGACCTCGAGGCCGTGGGCAACTGGGCCGAGCGCCGCAACCTGCCCTACGCCGGCTACACCGACCTGGCCGGCAAGCCCGAAGTGCTGCAGCTCATCAAGGGCTGCGTCGAGCAAGTCAACGCCGACCTGAGCCGCGACGCGCTGCTGGCGGGCAGCCAGATCCACCGCTTTTTGGTGCTGCACAAAGAGCTCGACCCCGACGACGGCGAGCTCACCCGCACCAACAAGGTGCGCCGTGGCTTCATCGGCGAGAAGTACGCGGTGCTGGTCGATGCGCTCTACGGCGGCAAGGCCGAGCAGTTCATCGAAACCCAGGTCAAGTTTGAAGACGGGCGCACCGGCAAAGTGAGCGCCACGCTCAAGCTGCTCGACGTGCAGACCTACGCAAACGTCAAGGCGGCCGCATGA
- a CDS encoding glutathione S-transferase family protein, which yields MSLKLYFSPGACSFVAHAALELAGATFEPVLLKLHRGEQRSPEFLALNPHGQVPVLVDGSDAISQIVAIVLHLDQRFPQAQLLPPAGLARTRALEKLLWMNNTVHPTFGRFFAPQKFSDDAACQALIKAHAPGQYRKELAEIEQWVAHKATPWLSGEQPGAVDAYALTLLRWGGLAGIDPQSLPATWALVQDFAALPAVARVIERERLTLNLYQSQS from the coding sequence ATGAGCCTCAAGCTGTATTTTTCGCCCGGAGCCTGTTCTTTCGTGGCACACGCCGCGCTCGAGTTGGCTGGCGCCACCTTCGAGCCGGTGTTGCTCAAGCTGCACCGCGGCGAGCAGCGCAGCCCCGAGTTTCTGGCCCTCAACCCGCACGGTCAGGTGCCGGTGTTGGTCGATGGCTCCGACGCCATCAGCCAGATCGTGGCCATCGTGTTGCACCTGGACCAGCGCTTTCCCCAGGCGCAACTGTTGCCGCCTGCGGGCTTGGCGCGCACCCGGGCGTTGGAAAAGCTGCTGTGGATGAACAACACCGTGCACCCGACCTTTGGGCGCTTTTTTGCCCCCCAAAAGTTCAGCGACGACGCCGCCTGCCAGGCTTTGATCAAGGCGCACGCGCCGGGGCAGTACCGCAAAGAGCTGGCCGAAATCGAGCAGTGGGTGGCGCACAAGGCCACGCCGTGGCTCAGTGGCGAGCAGCCGGGCGCGGTTGACGCCTATGCGCTCACGTTGCTGCGCTGGGGTGGGTTGGCCGGGATCGACCCGCAAAGCCTGCCCGCCACTTGGGCGCTGGTGCAAGACTTTGCTGCCCTGCCGGCGGTGGCGCGGGTGATCGAGCGCGAGCGCCTGACGCTCAATCTGTATCAGTCTCAGTCGTAA